The following are encoded together in the Acidobacteriota bacterium genome:
- a CDS encoding SDR family NAD(P)-dependent oxidoreductase, which translates to MSPGSVSRVVLITGCSSGIGHATALRLRARDWRVYATARDVRTLDHLKAAGCHVLALDVTDEAAMQAAVEHVTREAGGIGALVNNAGYSQSGAFEMVPLSRVRAQFETNVFGLVRLTQLVLPGMRARRCGRIVTIGSMGGRLTFPGSGFYHATKHALEALTDALRFETAGFGIKVVLIQPGLVRTAFTKTVTAHVEALESGASGPYGHFTSEVERITRESYEKGPVGRLTATADEVAATIEEALTTMDPRPRYRVGWSATVFMTLRALVPDRVWDALLARTYPRPGDRSGP; encoded by the coding sequence ATGTCGCCTGGTTCCGTTTCCCGCGTCGTCCTCATCACCGGCTGCTCGTCGGGCATCGGGCACGCGACGGCGCTGCGTCTGCGGGCGCGCGACTGGCGGGTGTACGCCACGGCGCGCGACGTGCGCACACTCGACCATCTGAAAGCCGCGGGGTGTCACGTGCTCGCCCTGGATGTCACCGACGAAGCGGCGATGCAGGCCGCCGTGGAACACGTGACGCGCGAGGCCGGTGGCATCGGTGCGCTCGTCAACAACGCGGGCTACAGCCAGTCGGGCGCGTTCGAGATGGTCCCCCTGTCGCGCGTACGGGCACAGTTCGAGACGAATGTCTTCGGCCTCGTGCGCCTCACGCAGCTGGTCCTGCCGGGCATGCGCGCGCGCCGCTGCGGCCGCATCGTCACGATTGGATCAATGGGCGGCCGGCTCACCTTCCCGGGCAGCGGCTTCTATCACGCCACCAAGCACGCGCTCGAGGCGCTGACCGACGCGCTGCGCTTCGAGACGGCCGGGTTCGGGATCAAGGTGGTCCTGATCCAGCCTGGTCTGGTGCGGACAGCCTTCACGAAGACCGTCACGGCGCACGTGGAGGCGCTGGAGTCCGGCGCGTCTGGTCCATATGGCCACTTCACGTCGGAAGTCGAGCGGATCACGCGCGAGTCGTACGAGAAGGGGCCGGTCGGGCGGCTGACGGCGACGGCTGATGAGGTGGCGGCGACGATCGAAGAAGCGCTGACGACGATGGACCCGCGTCCGCGGTATCGGGTCGGCTGGTCGGCGACGGTGTTCATGACGTTGCGCGCCCTGGTGCCTGACCGGGTGTGGGACGCGCTGCTGGCGCGCACGTACCCGCGCCCTGGCGACCGTTCCGGCCCGTGA
- a CDS encoding ATPase, protein MTASEPLTVLCVATYEKGADFLRECKRQGCTVLLLTTDALQHAASWPREAIDELFAIPVDISREDLLKGVSHVARTHRFDRIVALDDFDVETAALIREHLRVPGMGETTARYFRDKLAMRIKAHDHGILVPPFTPLFNDADVNDFLDHVPGPWLVKPRSQAAAIGIRKATTRDEAWRYIDDLGDMRAFSLIEQFVPGDIFHVDAIVSHREVLFTASHRYGSPPWTVAHHGGVFTTSSLDRASDEARELDELNRHLLDTLGLVRGVTHTEFIRADADGRFYFLETASRVGGAFIVDVIAAATGLNLWCEWAKVEIAGEHGHYDVPPHTDDYAGLVLSLARQEHPDTSAYVDPEIVHRIDMAHHAGLIVRAATPDRVNALLDAYGHRFIEDFYASAPAPDKAAH, encoded by the coding sequence ATGACTGCATCCGAGCCGTTGACGGTCCTTTGTGTCGCGACCTACGAGAAGGGCGCCGACTTCCTGCGCGAGTGCAAGCGGCAGGGGTGTACCGTGCTGCTGCTCACCACCGACGCGCTGCAGCACGCCGCAAGCTGGCCGCGCGAGGCGATCGACGAGCTCTTCGCCATCCCTGTCGACATCTCCCGCGAGGACCTGCTCAAGGGCGTGAGCCATGTGGCGCGCACGCACCGCTTCGATCGCATCGTGGCGCTCGACGATTTCGACGTCGAGACCGCCGCGCTGATTCGCGAGCACCTGCGCGTTCCGGGCATGGGCGAGACCACGGCGCGCTACTTCCGCGACAAGCTCGCGATGCGCATCAAGGCGCACGATCACGGCATCCTGGTGCCGCCCTTCACGCCACTCTTCAACGACGCGGACGTGAACGATTTCCTCGATCACGTGCCCGGCCCGTGGCTGGTGAAGCCGCGATCGCAGGCCGCCGCCATCGGCATCCGCAAGGCCACCACGCGCGATGAGGCGTGGCGGTACATCGACGATCTCGGCGACATGCGGGCCTTCTCGCTCATCGAGCAGTTCGTGCCGGGAGACATCTTCCACGTCGACGCCATCGTCTCGCATCGCGAGGTGCTGTTCACGGCGTCGCATCGCTATGGATCGCCGCCCTGGACCGTGGCGCACCATGGTGGTGTCTTCACCACGAGCTCGCTCGACAGGGCGTCTGACGAGGCGCGTGAACTCGACGAGCTCAATCGCCACCTCCTCGACACGCTCGGGCTCGTCCGCGGCGTGACGCACACCGAGTTCATCAGGGCAGACGCCGACGGCCGGTTCTACTTCCTCGAGACGGCGTCGCGCGTGGGCGGCGCCTTCATCGTGGACGTCATCGCCGCCGCGACGGGGCTGAATCTCTGGTGCGAATGGGCGAAGGTCGAGATCGCCGGCGAGCACGGCCACTACGACGTGCCTCCGCACACCGACGACTACGCGGGCCTCGTGCTCTCGCTCGCACGGCAGGAGCACCCCGACACGTCGGCGTACGTCGACCCGGAGATCGTGCACCGTATCGACATGGCGCATCACGCGGGCCTCATCGTGCGCGCCGCGACGCCCGATCGCGTCAACGCGCTGCTCGACGCGTACGGTCATCGTTTCATCGAGGACTTCTACGCCTCGGCACCGGCCCCCGACAAGGCCGCGCACTGA
- a CDS encoding methyltransferase domain-containing protein produces MSRDIDALTSYTLKHLRDRWWTTRWTQWVSRHLRCDPGERFIHVGCGNGEIDVALALATPGLDVVSLDVIEARARHTRELAGDVDVRVHAVAGDLRALPVAPASANAVLCIGVLQHLRDPEAAVATLAALVRPGGRILVVEPDHEARYWFSGTPAGERAFVAATETLGGWHVARVAGAPSRLGVHVAPWLRDAGMEPLSVEALPVSESRLGAPPPGVWEARERAATALAATPGREADGHRLLDAVKEYRREADAQGAAFVEVQHALLIATLAQRPSR; encoded by the coding sequence ATGTCTCGCGACATCGACGCGCTCACCTCCTACACCCTCAAGCACCTCCGCGATCGCTGGTGGACCACGCGATGGACGCAGTGGGTGAGCCGCCATCTGCGGTGCGATCCGGGCGAGCGCTTCATCCACGTGGGCTGCGGCAACGGCGAGATCGATGTCGCGCTCGCGCTGGCCACGCCGGGTCTCGACGTCGTGTCGCTCGACGTGATCGAGGCCCGAGCGCGGCACACGCGCGAGCTCGCCGGAGACGTGGACGTGCGCGTCCATGCCGTTGCGGGCGATCTGCGCGCGCTGCCTGTCGCGCCGGCGAGTGCCAACGCGGTGCTGTGCATCGGAGTCCTGCAGCACCTGCGAGATCCGGAAGCCGCCGTCGCCACACTGGCCGCGCTCGTGAGGCCCGGCGGCCGCATCCTCGTCGTCGAGCCCGACCACGAGGCACGGTACTGGTTCAGTGGCACGCCTGCCGGTGAGAGAGCTTTCGTCGCGGCCACGGAAACGCTCGGTGGCTGGCACGTCGCGCGTGTGGCAGGTGCGCCGTCGCGCCTGGGTGTCCACGTGGCACCGTGGCTGCGCGACGCGGGCATGGAACCCCTCTCCGTGGAGGCCCTGCCCGTCTCCGAATCGAGGCTTGGCGCGCCGCCGCCCGGCGTGTGGGAGGCACGCGAGCGCGCCGCCACAGCGCTCGCTGCCACGCCGGGCCGCGAAGCGGACGGCCATCGCCTCCTCGACGCCGTGAAGGAGTACAGGCGCGAGGCCGACGCCCAGGGTGCCGCCTTCGTCGAAGTGCAGCACGCCCTCCTCATCGCCACGTTGGCGCAGCGCCCCAGCCGCTGA
- a CDS encoding class I SAM-dependent methyltransferase translates to MPSGHEGWGAYAPFYDWENARTMGRRDVGFWRQLATQTGGRVLELGSGTGRLTVPLHRQGIPIVGVDRAAEMLQRVGPRARRSRTTRPPLARGDITRLPFADERFRLVMAPYGMLQSLLSDVVLGRTIREAWRVLEPGGVLGVDLVPDVPRWREYTRKVVFFSPAGPRGLPITLRETVRQDRDRGVTTFEQEYIEGRGKARRVTPFTIRFRTLPLPAIAARLERAGFQVEAVLGDYRGTPWDRRADVWLLIARKPTC, encoded by the coding sequence ATGCCATCGGGCCATGAAGGATGGGGGGCGTACGCGCCGTTCTACGACTGGGAGAACGCGCGGACGATGGGGCGGCGGGATGTGGGGTTCTGGCGCCAGCTCGCCACGCAGACGGGCGGGCGCGTACTCGAACTCGGCAGCGGTACGGGCCGACTGACGGTGCCGCTCCATCGCCAGGGCATCCCCATCGTCGGCGTGGATCGCGCGGCGGAGATGCTGCAGCGCGTCGGACCGCGTGCGCGACGATCCCGCACCACGCGACCGCCCCTCGCCCGCGGCGACATCACGCGATTGCCGTTCGCCGATGAGCGCTTCAGGCTCGTCATGGCGCCGTACGGCATGCTGCAGTCGCTCCTCAGCGACGTGGTGCTGGGACGCACCATCCGCGAGGCCTGGCGCGTGCTCGAACCGGGCGGCGTCCTCGGCGTGGACCTCGTGCCCGACGTTCCGCGTTGGCGGGAGTACACGAGGAAAGTCGTGTTCTTCAGCCCGGCAGGTCCCCGCGGCCTGCCCATCACCCTCCGCGAGACGGTCAGGCAGGACCGCGACAGGGGCGTCACCACCTTCGAGCAGGAGTACATCGAGGGCCGCGGCAAGGCGCGTCGGGTGACGCCGTTCACGATTCGCTTCAGGACGCTGCCGCTTCCGGCGATTGCGGCCCGACTGGAGCGAGCAGGCTTCCAGGTGGAGGCCGTCCTGGGCGACTACAGAGGCACTCCCTGGGACCGCCGGGCCGACGTCTGGCTGCTCATCGCCCGCAAGCCGACGTGCTAA
- a CDS encoding YebC/PmpR family DNA-binding transcriptional regulator, with protein sequence MSGHSKWHTIKHKKGALDAKRGKIFTRIIKELSVAARSGGGDPAMNPRLRTVIAEAKSVNMPNDNIARAIRRGTGEEDGVNYEEITYEGYGPGGAAVIVETLTDNRNRTVGELRHMLTKFGGSLGETNSVAWMFDRKGYIVVDKTAAAEEALMGAVLDAGADDMADDGDTWGITTDISGYEAVLDAVKQLGVEPSTAQAMAMLPKNTIKLEGKTAQQMLKLMDALDDHDDVKQVWSNFDIEEKEIEASMA encoded by the coding sequence ATGTCCGGCCACTCGAAATGGCACACCATCAAGCACAAGAAGGGCGCGCTCGACGCCAAGCGCGGCAAGATCTTCACGCGCATCATCAAGGAACTGTCCGTCGCGGCACGTAGCGGCGGAGGCGATCCGGCGATGAACCCGCGGCTCCGCACCGTGATCGCGGAAGCCAAGTCCGTCAACATGCCCAACGACAACATCGCGCGGGCGATCCGGCGCGGCACGGGCGAGGAAGACGGCGTCAACTACGAGGAGATCACCTACGAGGGCTACGGCCCCGGCGGTGCGGCCGTCATCGTCGAGACCCTCACCGACAACCGCAACCGCACCGTGGGCGAGCTGCGGCACATGCTGACCAAGTTCGGCGGCAGCCTCGGCGAGACCAACAGCGTGGCGTGGATGTTCGATCGCAAGGGCTACATCGTGGTCGACAAGACCGCCGCCGCCGAAGAGGCGTTGATGGGCGCGGTGCTCGACGCCGGCGCCGATGACATGGCCGACGATGGCGACACGTGGGGCATCACGACGGACATCTCTGGCTATGAAGCCGTGCTCGACGCCGTGAAGCAGCTCGGCGTGGAACCGTCCACGGCGCAGGCCATGGCGATGCTGCCGAAGAACACGATCAAGCTCGAGGGCAAGACGGCGCAGCAGATGCTGAAGCTGATGGACGCGCTCGACGACCACGACGACGTCAAGCAGGTGTGGTCGAACTTCGACATCGAGGAGAAGGAGATCGAGGCCTCGATGGCATGA
- the ruvC gene encoding crossover junction endodeoxyribonuclease RuvC: MRIFGIDPGSVRTGYGCIESSGSCWALVCSGAIVPPAGRDFPERLQILHHELADRLAASRPDCVAIESLFHGLNTRSAFALAHARGVLLLAARQQGVPIVEYAPAEVKRAVVGFGRAEKAQVQQMVTMLLGLAAPPRPYDASDALAVAICHAHTSSRQLSHVDASPFARGRRVTSWRQMRPEDLEHR, encoded by the coding sequence ATGAGGATCTTCGGGATCGATCCCGGATCGGTGCGCACGGGGTACGGCTGCATCGAGTCCAGCGGCAGCTGCTGGGCGCTCGTCTGCAGTGGCGCCATCGTGCCGCCGGCAGGGCGCGACTTCCCGGAGCGACTCCAGATCCTGCACCACGAGCTCGCCGATCGACTGGCCGCGTCAAGGCCCGACTGCGTGGCCATCGAGAGTCTGTTCCACGGCCTGAACACCCGCAGCGCCTTCGCGCTCGCGCACGCGCGCGGCGTGCTGCTGCTGGCCGCCAGGCAGCAGGGCGTGCCCATCGTGGAGTACGCACCGGCGGAAGTGAAGCGCGCCGTCGTCGGCTTCGGCCGCGCGGAGAAGGCGCAGGTGCAGCAGATGGTCACCATGCTGCTCGGTCTCGCGGCGCCCCCGCGACCCTACGACGCCTCGGACGCCCTCGCCGTGGCCATCTGTCACGCGCACACCTCGTCGCGTCAGCTCTCGCACGTCGACGCCTCGCCGTTCGCGCGCGGGCGGCGCGTCACGAGCTGGCGGCAGATGCGCCCCGAAGACCTGGAGCACCGGTGA
- the ruvA gene encoding Holliday junction branch migration protein RuvA, with protein sequence MEKQPARVIVDVSGVGYDVQVPLSTYGRLGDVDADVVLRIHTHVREEQIALFGFLTALEQQIFERLISVSGIGPKVALAVLSGVAPGDLVAAVQGNEPARLTAIPGIGRKTAERIVLELRDRLPAAMPVAQDAATPGGAVRADLLSALVNLGYPRPTVEKAVGDVLKAQPSASFDEALRQALGRLARA encoded by the coding sequence ATGGAGAAACAGCCGGCGCGAGTGATCGTGGATGTGAGCGGTGTCGGCTACGACGTGCAGGTGCCGCTGTCCACATACGGCCGCCTCGGCGACGTCGATGCCGACGTCGTGCTGCGCATCCACACGCACGTCCGCGAGGAGCAGATCGCGCTCTTCGGATTCCTCACGGCCCTCGAACAGCAGATCTTCGAGCGGCTCATCTCGGTGAGCGGCATCGGCCCGAAGGTGGCGCTTGCCGTGCTGTCGGGTGTCGCGCCCGGCGATCTCGTGGCGGCGGTGCAGGGCAACGAACCCGCACGCCTCACCGCCATCCCAGGCATCGGGCGCAAGACCGCCGAGCGCATCGTCCTCGAGCTGCGCGATCGACTGCCCGCAGCGATGCCCGTCGCGCAGGACGCCGCGACGCCCGGAGGCGCCGTTCGCGCCGACCTGCTGTCGGCGCTCGTCAATCTCGGTTACCCGCGTCCGACGGTCGAGAAGGCCGTTGGTGACGTCCTGAAGGCGCAACCGTCGGCGTCGTTCGACGAGGCCCTGCGGCAGGCGCTCGGCAGGCTGGCGCGCGCATGA
- the ruvB gene encoding Holliday junction branch migration DNA helicase RuvB: protein MPDPRVLSGRVTDDEAQYEAGLRPRTLDAYIGQDRVRENLQVAIAAARQRDEALDHVLVSGPPGLGKTTLAHVIANELGVSMKASSGPVIERPGDLAAILTTLQRHEVLFIDEIHRLSPAIEEILYPAMEDYELDIVIGQGPGARSVKVPVQPFTLVAATTRTGLLTAPLRSRFGLVHRLDYYAEADMIEIVSRSARILGVTMDSEAAAEVARRSRGTPRIANRLLRRVRDYAQVRADGSVTLDVARAALTLLEVDAHGFDEVDRRLLRAIIEKFDGGPVGVNTLAAALGEERDAIEDIYEPFLMQVGFLERTPRGRMVTRRAYEFFGLEEPGKDTRLW, encoded by the coding sequence ATGCCCGATCCGCGCGTGCTCAGCGGACGCGTCACAGACGATGAGGCGCAGTACGAAGCGGGCCTGCGTCCCCGGACGCTCGATGCGTACATCGGCCAGGATCGCGTGCGCGAGAACCTCCAGGTGGCCATCGCCGCGGCGCGACAGCGGGACGAGGCGCTCGATCACGTGCTCGTCTCCGGCCCTCCCGGACTCGGCAAGACGACGCTGGCACACGTGATCGCCAACGAACTCGGCGTGTCGATGAAGGCGTCGTCAGGACCCGTGATCGAACGTCCTGGCGACCTCGCCGCGATCCTCACGACCCTGCAGCGCCACGAGGTGCTGTTCATCGACGAGATCCACAGGCTGTCTCCCGCGATCGAGGAGATCCTCTATCCCGCGATGGAGGACTACGAACTCGACATCGTCATCGGGCAGGGCCCTGGGGCGCGGTCGGTGAAGGTGCCCGTGCAGCCGTTCACGCTCGTCGCTGCGACGACTCGTACTGGATTGCTGACGGCTCCCCTGCGCAGCCGGTTCGGTCTCGTTCATCGTCTCGACTACTACGCCGAGGCGGACATGATCGAGATCGTGTCGCGCTCGGCGCGCATCCTCGGCGTGACGATGGATTCCGAGGCCGCCGCGGAAGTGGCCCGTCGGTCGCGCGGCACGCCGCGCATCGCGAATCGCTTGTTGCGTCGCGTGCGCGACTACGCGCAGGTGCGGGCCGACGGGTCGGTGACTCTCGACGTGGCGCGCGCGGCGCTGACGCTGCTCGAAGTTGACGCACATGGCTTCGACGAGGTCGATCGCCGGCTCCTGCGGGCGATCATCGAGAAGTTCGACGGCGGGCCCGTGGGCGTCAACACGCTCGCGGCGGCACTCGGCGAGGAACGCGACGCCATCGAAGACATCTACGAGCCCTTCCTCATGCAGGTGGGCTTCCTCGAACGCACGCCCCGCGGCCGCATGGTGACGCGACGCGCGTACGAGTTCTTCGGGCTCGAGGAGCCCGGAAAGGACACGCGCCTGTGGTGA
- a CDS encoding ketoacyl-ACP synthase III, with protein sequence MFSGGRPTIQPCISGLATYLPPRTLTNADLEKMVETSDEWILQRTGIRKRHIVDPGVATSDLAAQAAREAIAKAAIGPEDIDFIVVGTTTPDTMFPSTACLVQDKIGATRAWGFDLGAACSGFTYALTTAAGFVSSGVARHALVIGADVMSSIIDYTDRTTCVLFGDGAGAAVVSAAPGPGLGIIDFVHEVDGSGGPALCMPAGGSRLPASHETVDNRQHYVHQDGQTVFRFAVRKNEEICRRLLERNGIGPDDIDLFVSHQANKRIIENTAERVGVPRERVVINIQEYGNTTAATIPLALHDAVKDGRLKKGDLVLMASVGAGFTAGSVLLRWAY encoded by the coding sequence GTGTTCAGCGGCGGACGGCCGACGATCCAACCCTGCATCAGCGGCCTGGCCACGTACCTGCCGCCGCGCACGCTGACCAACGCCGATCTCGAGAAGATGGTCGAGACCAGCGACGAGTGGATCCTCCAGCGCACCGGCATCCGCAAGCGCCACATCGTCGATCCGGGTGTGGCCACGTCCGATCTCGCGGCCCAAGCCGCGCGCGAGGCCATCGCCAAGGCGGCCATCGGACCCGAAGACATCGACTTCATCGTCGTCGGCACGACGACGCCTGACACCATGTTTCCGAGTACGGCGTGCCTCGTGCAGGACAAGATCGGCGCGACGCGCGCGTGGGGGTTCGATCTCGGTGCCGCGTGTTCAGGATTCACGTATGCGCTGACGACGGCGGCGGGCTTCGTGAGCAGCGGTGTGGCGCGGCACGCGCTCGTGATCGGCGCCGACGTGATGTCGAGCATCATCGACTACACCGATCGGACGACGTGCGTGCTGTTCGGCGATGGTGCGGGTGCGGCCGTCGTCTCGGCCGCGCCGGGACCGGGTCTCGGGATCATCGACTTCGTGCATGAAGTGGACGGCAGCGGCGGTCCTGCACTGTGCATGCCGGCGGGTGGATCGCGCCTGCCGGCGTCGCACGAGACTGTCGACAACCGCCAGCACTACGTCCACCAGGACGGTCAGACCGTCTTTCGTTTCGCGGTCCGCAAGAACGAGGAGATCTGCCGGCGCCTCCTCGAGCGCAACGGGATCGGCCCCGACGACATCGACCTGTTCGTGTCGCACCAGGCCAACAAGCGCATCATCGAGAACACGGCGGAACGCGTCGGCGTCCCGCGCGAGAGGGTCGTCATCAACATCCAGGAGTACGGCAACACGACGGCCGCCACCATCCCGCTGGCGCTGCACGACGCCGTGAAGGACGGCCGCCTGAAGAAGGGCGACCTCGTGCTCATGGCCTCGGTCGGCGCCGGCTTCACTGCCGGATCAGTCCTGCTGCGCTGGGCGTATTGA
- the treY gene encoding malto-oligosyltrehalose synthase encodes MSLTHAAWTPTSTYRLQLGPSVTFAHAEALVPYLASLGVGALYLSPMLEARPGSTHGYDICKHGALNPDLGTDDDLVRLASTAHRHGLRLLADIVPNHVGVDPQANPWWREVLENGPCSMYAGYFDIDWEPITPHLHQKVLLPILGDQYGAVLERGELQVAFDDGRLLLRYVDTVLPINPRQAPIALRHAEPHLRATFGDAHPAVLEFLSIIEGLSNLPPYTDTQSDRIATRAREKEVLRGRLARLVADTPVVLDAIEGALRHVNGRPGHPESFDDLHMLLEAQPYRLASWRTAVDEINYRRFFDVNDLAAVCVEHDDVFDATHVLVERWLREGIVHGLRVDHPDGLLDPPAYFERLQALARIATARTAPIYTVAEKILSNGERLRPDWEVHGTTGYAFLSDVNGLFLDPAGMRQLQRLHARVTGLRDPLHEIVYESKKLIMNTTMSSELGVLTDALARIARSDRRTRDFTQNSLRELLIEYVACIPVYRTYVGPRGWTPEDGIIIDRTIAEARRRNPATERSLFTFLRAVLLSEREETADGSDNDGMHERRLAFAMKLQQYTGPVQAKGVEDTAFYRHNVLVSTTEVGGEPARAARDVEEFHTRMASRVADTPLTMTTLTTHDTKLGEDVRARLNVLSELPDPWRETLGRVLRATSHLRVRLADTWAPDRSDEYRCLQILVGCWPPDVPVAAPAPEALVERLQTYMTKAIREAKRHTSWLTPNEAYETGMLAYVEGLLRGPGSKRALAALRPLMTRVMRHGVSNALAQTAIKLTAPGMPDTYQGTEEWALHLVDPDNRGPVDFDGLATRLAHVTAAQQASTFGPDRLAAWLDTWQDGDIKRHVVSTLLRARRADPELWLQGGYQPLLAETSVDATAMAYARVASADRWAIVIAGTRTARLHGDWPVGAAWATSRVVLSPSAPSGAWRDLLTGTEHRPVESATERWLFLAQTLQSVPVSVLVPLARPPACTHAHSLSSQRR; translated from the coding sequence GTGAGCCTCACGCACGCCGCATGGACACCCACGAGCACGTACAGGCTCCAGCTCGGACCGTCGGTCACCTTCGCGCACGCCGAAGCCCTCGTTCCGTACCTCGCGTCGCTGGGCGTTGGTGCGCTGTATCTCTCTCCGATGCTGGAGGCGAGACCCGGCAGCACGCACGGCTACGACATCTGCAAACACGGCGCGCTCAATCCGGATCTCGGCACCGACGACGATCTCGTACGTCTCGCGAGCACCGCACATCGTCACGGTCTGCGACTGCTCGCCGACATCGTCCCCAACCATGTCGGCGTGGATCCACAGGCCAACCCGTGGTGGCGTGAGGTGCTGGAGAACGGCCCGTGCTCGATGTACGCCGGGTACTTCGACATCGACTGGGAACCGATCACGCCGCACCTGCACCAGAAGGTACTGCTACCGATTCTCGGCGATCAGTACGGCGCGGTGCTCGAGCGCGGCGAGCTTCAGGTCGCGTTCGACGATGGCCGCCTGCTGCTGCGGTACGTCGACACCGTGCTGCCGATCAATCCGCGGCAGGCGCCCATCGCGCTGCGGCATGCCGAGCCGCACCTGCGCGCAACGTTCGGCGACGCGCATCCGGCCGTGCTCGAGTTCCTGAGCATCATCGAAGGACTGAGCAACCTGCCGCCCTACACGGACACGCAGTCCGATCGCATCGCGACTCGCGCGAGAGAGAAGGAGGTGCTGCGGGGCCGCCTTGCACGGCTCGTCGCTGACACGCCTGTCGTCCTCGACGCCATCGAAGGCGCGCTCAGGCACGTGAACGGCCGTCCCGGTCATCCGGAATCGTTCGACGACCTCCACATGCTGCTCGAGGCACAGCCTTACCGGCTCGCGTCGTGGCGAACGGCCGTCGACGAGATCAACTATCGCCGCTTCTTCGACGTCAACGACCTTGCCGCCGTATGCGTCGAGCACGACGACGTGTTCGACGCCACGCACGTCCTCGTCGAACGCTGGCTGCGCGAAGGCATCGTGCACGGGCTGCGCGTCGATCATCCCGACGGCCTGCTCGATCCGCCGGCATACTTCGAGCGGCTTCAGGCGCTGGCGCGGATCGCCACGGCGCGCACGGCGCCGATCTACACCGTTGCGGAGAAGATCCTCTCCAACGGCGAACGGCTGCGGCCCGACTGGGAGGTACACGGGACGACGGGCTATGCGTTCCTGTCCGACGTGAACGGGCTCTTCCTCGATCCTGCCGGCATGCGTCAGCTGCAACGTCTCCACGCGCGCGTCACCGGTCTGCGCGATCCGCTGCACGAGATCGTGTACGAGTCGAAGAAGCTGATCATGAACACGACGATGTCGAGCGAGCTCGGCGTGTTGACCGACGCGCTTGCCCGCATCGCGCGATCGGACAGGCGCACGCGCGACTTCACGCAGAACAGCCTTCGGGAACTGCTCATCGAATACGTCGCGTGCATCCCCGTCTACAGGACGTACGTCGGTCCGCGAGGGTGGACGCCCGAAGACGGGATCATCATCGACAGGACCATCGCCGAGGCGCGGCGACGCAACCCCGCGACGGAGCGATCGCTCTTCACGTTCCTGCGCGCGGTGCTGCTTTCGGAGCGCGAAGAGACCGCTGACGGCAGCGACAACGACGGGATGCACGAGCGCCGTCTCGCGTTCGCGATGAAGCTGCAGCAGTACACGGGTCCGGTGCAGGCCAAGGGCGTCGAAGACACCGCGTTCTATCGTCACAACGTGCTCGTCTCCACAACGGAGGTCGGCGGCGAGCCCGCGCGGGCGGCGCGCGACGTGGAGGAGTTCCACACGCGCATGGCCTCTCGCGTCGCCGACACGCCGCTGACGATGACGACGCTGACGACGCATGACACGAAGCTCGGCGAGGACGTGCGTGCGCGCCTCAACGTGCTGTCGGAGTTGCCCGATCCCTGGCGGGAGACGCTCGGTCGTGTGCTGCGCGCAACGTCACACCTGCGCGTGCGGCTTGCCGATACGTGGGCACCCGATCGCAGCGATGAGTATCGATGCCTCCAGATCCTCGTCGGATGCTGGCCGCCCGATGTGCCCGTCGCGGCGCCAGCACCAGAGGCGCTCGTCGAACGGTTGCAGACGTACATGACCAAGGCGATCCGTGAAGCCAAGCGGCACACCAGTTGGCTGACGCCCAATGAGGCGTACGAAACCGGCATGCTCGCGTACGTCGAAGGCCTGCTGCGAGGGCCTGGCTCGAAGCGCGCGCTCGCGGCGCTGCGTCCGCTCATGACGCGCGTGATGCGACATGGCGTGAGCAACGCACTCGCGCAGACCGCCATCAAGCTGACGGCGCCCGGCATGCCCGATACGTATCAGGGCACCGAGGAGTGGGCACTCCACCTCGTCGATCCCGACAACAGGGGCCCTGTCGATTTCGACGGGCTCGCAACGCGTCTCGCACACGTAACGGCGGCGCAGCAGGCCAGCACGTTCGGCCCGGATCGGCTCGCCGCGTGGCTCGACACCTGGCAGGACGGCGATATCAAGCGGCACGTGGTGTCCACGCTATTGCGGGCACGGCGCGCGGATCCCGAGCTGTGGCTGCAGGGCGGCTACCAACCGCTCCTCGCCGAGACATCCGTCGATGCGACAGCGATGGCTTACGCACGTGTGGCGTCAGCCGATCGCTGGGCCATCGTCATCGCGGGGACGCGCACGGCGCGACTGCATGGAGACTGGCCCGTCGGCGCCGCCTGGGCAACCTCGCGCGTCGTACTGTCGCCATCGGCGCCCTCAGGCGCGTGGCGCGATCTTCTGACAGGCACGGAACACCGCCCCGTGGAGTCAGCAACGGAACGCTGGCTCTTCCTCGCCCAGACGCTACAGTCCGTCCCCGTCTCGGTGCTCGTCCCCTTGGCGCGTCCTCCCGCCTGCACCCATGCGCATTCCCTGTCCAGCCAGCGACGATGA